In the Theobroma cacao cultivar B97-61/B2 chromosome 1, Criollo_cocoa_genome_V2, whole genome shotgun sequence genome, one interval contains:
- the LOC18611158 gene encoding F-box protein At5g67140: protein MEEEAEIDRLPIDLLAHILVMITSFTDLAQASGVCRKWKQGVKQALARRKTLSFAGCKMDDDSTARLVRHAYSLKELDISRSRWGCQITDNGLYKISLAKCVSNLTSISLWGMTGITDKGVVQLITSANSLQHLNVGGTFITDESLSAIADSCPRLNSIVLWSCRHVTENGLIVLVSKCRKLESINVWGTRVPLDCFIGLLTISPALKIKP, encoded by the exons ATGGAGGAAGAGGCAGAGATTGATCGGTTACCGATAGACCTGTTGGCTCATATATTGGTGATGATCACTTCTTTCACGGATTTAGCCCA GGCAAGTGGGGTTTGTAGGAAATGGAAACAAGGGGTGAAACAGGCCCTGGCTAGAAGAAAGACGCTGAGTTTTGCTGGTTGTAAGATGGATGATGACTCCACTGCTCGTCTCGTGCGTCATGCCTATAGCCTCAAAGAACTCGACAT TTCAAGGAGCCGCTGGGGTTGCCAAATTACTGACAATGGACTGTACAAAATATCTCTGGCAAAGTGTGTCAGCAATTTAACATCTATTTCCCTTTGGGGTATGACAGGGATCACTGACAAAGGTGTTGTTCAATTG ATAACAAGTGCCAATTCCTTGCAACACCTGAACGTTGGTGGTACATTTATCACTGATGAATCCTTGTCTGCCATTGCAGATAGCTGTCCACGTTTGAAC AGCATTGTCCTATGGAGTTGCCGTCATGTCAcagaaaatgggctgattgTTCTTGTAAGTAAATGCCGCAAACTAGAGTCCATCAATGTATGGGGGACAAGAGTTCCTCTAGACTGCTTCATTGGTTTGCTGACAATCAGTCCAGCTCTTAAGATAAAACCATAA
- the LOC18611157 gene encoding caffeoyl-CoA O-methyltransferase, whose protein sequence is MAPTQEGQQNQAGRHQEVGHKSLLQSDNLYQYILETSVYPREPEPMKELRELTAKHPWNIMTTSADEGQFLNMLLKLINAKNTMEIGVYTGYSLLATALALPDDGKILAMDINRENYELGLPVIQKAGVAHKIDFKEGPSLPVLDQMIEAGKYHGTFDFIFVDADKDNYLNYHKRLIELVKVGGVIGYDNTLWNGSVVAPPDAPLRKYVLYYRDFVLELNRALAADPRIEICQLPVGDGITLCRRIS, encoded by the exons ATGGCTCCCACTCAGGAAGGACAGCAAAACCAAGCTGGTAGGCACCAGGAAGTTGGCCACAAGAGTCTCTTGCAGAGTGATAATCTTTACCAA TATATACTTGAAACCAGCGTTTATCCGAGAGAGCCTGAACCCATGAAGGAGCTCCGGGAGCTGACAGCAAAACATCCATG GAATATCATGACTACATCAGCTGATGAAGGACAATTCTTAAACATGTTGCTCAAGCTTATCAATGCCAAGAACACAATGGAAATTGGTGTTTATACTGGCTATTCTCTGCTTGCTACTGCCCTTGCTCTGCCAGATGATGGCAAG atATTGGCTATGGACATCAACCGCGAAAATTATGAACTGGGTCTACCAGTCATCCAAAAAGCTGGGGTTGCACACAAGATTGACTTCAAAGAAGGCCCTTCTCTTCCTGTCCTTGATCAAATGATTGAAGCT GGAAAATATCATGGAACATTTGATTTCATCTTTGTTGATGCTGACAAGGATAACTACCTTAACTACCACAAAAGGCTCATTGAGCTAGTGAAGGTTGGGGGAGTCATTGGCTATGACAACACCCTATGGAACGGGTCTGTGGTGGCACCTCCTGATGCACCGTTAAGGAAGTATGTGTTGTATTATAGGGATTTCGTCTTGGAGCTCAACAGAGCCCTGGCTGCTGATCCAAGGATTGAGATCTGCCAACTTCCTGTTGGCGATGGGATTACTCTGTGTCGCCGCATTAGCTGA
- the LOC18611161 gene encoding histone-lysine N-methyltransferase CLF, translating to MAEKSSPSASANRSEAPKDSSMTQSEENNLTVKEVLSVIALLKKQVTVDRSVSVKKRLEENRQKVGGITSHLYKLSNERRSSWISDSDSALDLLTKRQKDALGMQNGIDVSNGDKDSHSYQEASTAVLMGSSIPVKNAVRPIKLTEVKKLPPYTTWIFLDRNQRMTEDQSVVGRRRIYYDQNGGEALICSDSEEEVIEEEEEKRDFVESEDFILRMTIKEVGLSDPVLESLAQCFSRSPPEVKARYETLMKEEKDAGASKNADIEAQNWNSFLEKDLEAGLDSFDNLFCRRCLVFDCRLHGCSQDLIFPADKQTPWSHPDEENAPCGPHCYRLVLKSERNGTVSSPINTEEKSNSSSDGVGAQTSFRKKPSGPSARRKVKSCQSESASSNAKNLSESSDSEIGPRPEDSSSIPQLSPSKNKIAGKSGIRKRNSKRVAERVLVCMRKRQKKMAASDSDSVVSGGVMPADIKLRSNARKENEETMSSSQKNVKSPNTGRSRRKEWPLQEGLQGEVPEVPSSETINDLPRTSGNDGLRKEEFVDENICKQEASDHKSWKAIEKGLFEKGVEIFGRNSCLIARNLLNGLKTCWEVFQYMTCSDNKLACHAADGVISLLEGYSKFDLNGNMGNNEVRRRSRFLRRRGRVRRLKYTWKSAAYHSIRKRITERKDQPCRQYNPCSCQTACGKQCSCLLNGTCCEKYCGCPKSCKNRFRGCHCAKSQCRSRQCPCFAADRECDPDVCRNCWVSCGDGTGSLGVPPQRGDNYECRNMKLLLKQQQRVLLGRSDVSGWGAFLKNSVGKHEYLGEYTGELISHREADKRGKIYDRENSSFLFNLNDQFVLDAYRKGDKLKFANHSPDPNCYAKVIMVAGDHRVGIFAKERINAGEELFYDYRYEPDRAPAWARKPEASGSKKEDGAPSGRAKKLA from the exons ATGGCGGAGAAATCTTCGCCATCTGCGTCGGCGAACAGATCGGAAGCTCCTAAGGACTCCTCG ATGACACaaagtgaagaaaataacCTGACTGTTAAGGAGGTTTTATCTGTAATAGCTTTATTAAAGAAGCAAGTTACAGTCGACCGGTCTGTTTCTGTAAAG AAAAGATTGGAAGAAAACAGGCAAAAAGTGGGTGGTATAACGAGCCATCTTTATAAATTGTCAAATGAACGAAGAAGCAGTTGGATTAGTGACTCTGATAGTGCTTTGGATCTATTGACTAAGAGACAGAAAGATGCACTTGGTATGCAAAATGGAATTGACGTGAGTAATGGGGATAAGGATAGTCATAGCTATCAAGAAGCTTCTACAGCAGTTCTTATGGGATCTAGTATTCCAGTAAAGAATGCTGTTCGTCCTATTAAGCTTACAGAAGTGAAAAAGCTACCGCCGTATACTACATGGATATTTCTAGACAG AAATCAAAGAATGACGGAGGATCAATCAGTGGTGGGTCGAAGGAGAATCTATTATGATCAAAATGGTGGTGAAGCACTTATCTGCAGTGACAGTGAGGAGGAAGTAATTgaggaagaagaggaaaagagaGATTTTGTGGAATCTGAAGACTTTATTCTTCG CATGACTATCAAGGAAGTTGGTTTGTCTGATCCAGTATTGGAATCACTAGCACAATGTTTTTCTAGAAGTCCTCCTGAAGTCAAG GCAAGATATGAAACTCTTATGAAGGAGGAGAAGGATGCTGGGGCCTCTAAGAATGCAGATATTGAAGCACAAAATTGGAATTCCTTTCTTGAAAAAGATCTTGAAGCAGGTCTCGATTCTTTCGACAATTTATTTTGTAGACGATGCCTT GTCTTTGATTGCAGATTACATGGATGTTCTCAGGACCTTATCTTTCCT GCTGATAAACAAACTCCATGGAGCCATCCAGATGAAGAAAATGCACCATGTGGCCCGCATTGCTATCGTTTG GTACTGAAGTCAGAAAGAAATGGCACAGTCAGCTCTCCAATCAATACTGAAGAAAAGTCCAACTCTTCATCTGATGGTGTTGGGGCACAAACATCATTCCGTAAGAAACCTTCTGGTCCATCTGCTAGGAGGAAGGTAAAGTCCTGCCAAAGTGAAAGTGCCTCGTCCAATGCTAAAAATCTTTCAGAAAGTAGTGACTCAGAGATTGGACCCAGGCCTGAAGACTCCTCATCTATTCCCCAGTTATCACCTTCCAAGAATAAAATTGCTGGAAAATCTGGAATTCGCAAAAGGAATAGCAAGCGAGTTGCTGAACGTGTATTAGTTTGCATGCGTAAGAGGCAGAAGAAGATGGCAGCTTCTGATTCTGATTCTGTTGTGAGTGGAGGTGTTATGCCTGCTGATATAAAACTCAGGTCTAATGCACGAAAAGAAAACGAAGAGACTATGTCTTCTTCACAGAAGAATGTCAAATCTCCAAACACAGGAAGGTCTAGGAGGAAAGAGTGGCCATTACAGGAAGGACTGCAAGGCGAAGTTCCTGAAGTTCCTTCTAGCGAGACTATTAATGATTTGCCTCGGACTAGTGGCAATGATGGCCTGAGAAAAGAAGAGTTTGTGGATGAAAACATATGTAAACAAGAAGCAAGTGATCATAAATCTTGGAAAGCTATTGAAAAAGGTCTTTTTGAGAAAGGTGTGGAGATTTTTGGCAGGAACAG CTGTTTGATTGCCAGAAATCTGTTAAATGGTTTGAAGACATGTTGGGAGGTTTTCCAATACATGACCTGCTCTGACAATAAACTGGCTTGCCATGCAGCTGATGGTGTTATATCTCTTCTTGAAGGTTATTCCAAGTTTGACCTTAATGGAAACATG GGAAATAATGAAGTAAGACGGAGATCAAGATTCTTACGTAGAAGGGGTAGAGTCCGTCGCTTGAAATATACCTGGAAATCAGCTGCGTATCACTCAATCAGGAAACGGATTACTGAGAGAAAAGATCAGCCATGCCGGCAGTATAATCCATGTAGTTGTCAAACAGCTTGTGGAAAGCAATGTTCCTGTCTTTTAAATGGGACCTGCTGCGAAAAATACTGCGG ATGTCCAAAGAGTTGCAAGAATCGATTTAGAGGTTGTCATTGTGCTAAAAGTCAATGTCGAAGCCGTCAGTGTCCATGCTTTGCTGCAGACAGGGAATGTGATCCAGATGTTTGTAGAAATTGTTGGGTCAG TTGTGGTGATGGCACTGGCAGTCTTGGGGTTCCTCCGCAAAGAGGTGACAATTATGAATGCAGAAATATGAAGCTTCTTCTCAAACAACAACAAAGG GTCTTGCTTGGAAGATCTGATGTTTCTGGATGGGGAGCTTTCTTGAAG AATAGTGTTGGCAAGCATGAATACCTCGGTGAGTACACTGGGGAGCTGATTTCACATCGGGAAGCAGATAAGCGTGGAAAGATATATGACCGTGAaaattcttcatttctcttcaaTCTGAATGATCAG TTTGTTCTTGATGCTTACCGAAAGGGTGACAAATTGAAGTTTGCCAACCATTCTCCTGATCCTAATTGCTATGCAAAG GTCATTATGGTTGCAGGGGATCATCGGGTGGGTATATTTGCCAAAGAACGAATTAATGCAGGAGAGGAACTTTTCTATGACTATCGTTATGAGCCTGACAGGGCTCCTGCTTGGGCTAGAAAGCCTGAGGCATCTGGGTCCAAAAAAGAGGATGGTGCTCCAAGTGGACGTGCTAAGAAGCTTGCTTAA
- the LOC18611156 gene encoding probable E3 ubiquitin-protein ligase RHG1A, protein MRWNGQSSSSLDTPNHVSFRQFLGDDFWLSPLGDQTGGQRFNPYLENVRLSTGNVVSTERGPIGPSFLPGQANSGPVQPNLDLNAAHEDEGNRIEASQDQDNGPHLSLNIFTAGAAAGDRIPPSGSSSSPVMIYSGIAGYVLEENISREGLPADGRRRLLCKRRAPEYSSGDNSSSTQQAGNFEQPAVTVTAQNNAFSSLTAASSFNNHLNSSHSAGLVAALPTPSNVHQIANEAAQVDNFQRNIRLRRTAGQQNPTPANLSPWNSIDSNVQVQTTGQSAVFSPFDRFQNTSLAPTPVSVTPAMQPIAQVSNSWLFPQPSQWNGPTMSWGASSSISPSREAFGQEENLTNNSRNMMIPLPNMPGNLNLASGNANFLGNTASSSRNQSCSAMEILPTSSIRSPQPNMVEYAQRLQEIVNRSEAWRQGNYCPIHSGASPAVRDMDLLVRGGNARPAQVPLRLGSRTERQAGRHSEVSPTAPSQTAAQRRSRLVSEVRNALGLVRRAGGLRLEDVMVIDRSVLYGVPGAPDVHDAMRLDVDNMSYEELLELEEQMGSVCTGLSDEAIMANLRRRKYLSITTGPTVEAEPCCICQEDYVNGEELGKLDCGHDFHFNCIKQWLVQKNSCPICKKTALAI, encoded by the exons ATGAGATGGAATGGTCAATCCAGTTCTAGTCTTGATACTCCAAACCATGTCAGTTTCCGTCAATTCTTAGGTGATGATTTTTGGCTTTCGCCTCTTGGTGATCAGACTGGTGGTCAAAGGTTTAACCCTTACCTAGAGAACGTTAGGTTGAGCACGGGTAATGTTGTCAGTACTGAGCGTGGCCCAATTGGCCCATCATTTTTGCCAGGGCAAGCCAATTCTGGTCCTGTCCAGCCCAACTTAGACTTGAATGCTGCACATGAAGATGAAGGCAATAGAATTGAAGCAAGTCAGGATCAGGATAATGGGCCACACTTATCCTTAAACATTTTCACAGCAGGAGCAGCAGCTGGTGATCGCATCCCACCTTCCGGTAGTTCTTCAAGCCCGGTCATGATTTATTCTGGAATCGCGGGATAtgttttagaagaaaatatcAGCAGAGAGGGTCTTCCGGCGGATGGCCGGAGAAGGCTTTTATGCAAAAGAAGGGCGCCTGAATATTCTTCTGGTGATAATTCAAGCTCCACACAGCAAGCTGGTAATTTTGAGCAGCCAGCTGTTACGGTTACTGCCCAAAATAATGCCTTTAGCAGCTTAACTGCAGCTAGTTCCTTTAATAATCACCTGAATAGCAGTCATTCAGCAGGACTTGTAGCTGCTCTGCCAACACCTTCTAACGTCCATCAAATTGCAAATGAGGCTGCACAAGTAGACAACTTTCAAAGAAATATCCGTTTGAGAAGAACTGCAGGCCAACAAAATCCTACACCAGCAAACTTGTCGCCCTGGAACTCAATCGATTCTAATGTACAAGTACAAACAACTGGTCAATCAGCAGTATTTTCTCCATTTGACCGCTTTCAAAATACAAGCTTAGCACCAACGCCAGTTTCGGTAACTCCAGCCATGCAGCCCATTGCACAAGTCTCTAATTCGTGGCTATTTCCGCAACCTTCCCAGTGGAATGGGCCAACCATGTCATGGGGTGCTTCGTCATCGATCTCACCTTCAAGAGAAGCTTTCGGTCAGGAAGAGAACTTAACAAACAACAGTAGAAATATGATGATTCCTTTGCCAAACATGCCAGGAAACCTGAACTTGGCCAGTGGGAATGCAAACTTTCTTGGAAACACTGCCTCCTCTTCGAGAAACCAATCCTGTTCAGCCATGGAGATTCTACCAACTTCTTCCATAAGGTCCCCTCAACCAAATATGGTTGAATATGCACAAAGATTGCAAGAGATTGTCAATCGCTCTGAGGCCTGGAGGCAGGGGAATTACTGCCCAATACATTCTGGGGCTTCTCCTGCTGTGCGAGATATGGACCTTTTAGTGAGAGGTGGTAATGCCAGGCCTGCCCAGGTTCCTCTGAGGTTGGGATCGAGAACTGAGAGACAGGCTGGTCGTCATTCTGAAGTGTCACCTACAGCACCATCTCAAACTGCTGCTCAAAGGAGAAGTAGACTGGTATCCGAG GTTCGCAATGCCTTGGGACTTGTTCGTAGGGCTGGCGGCTTACGACTTGAG GATGTCATGGTAATCGATCGTTCAGTTTTGTATGGTGTGCCTGGGGCGCCAGATGTTCATGATGCTATGCGCCTTGATGTTGACAATATGTCCTATGAG GAACTACTGGAACTGGAAGAGCAAATGGGGAGCGTTTGCACTGGGCTGAGCGATGAAGCTATTATGGCCAACCTGAGGAGGAGAAAATATCTGTCCATCACAACTGGACCTACAGTAGAAGCTGAACCATGTTGTATCTGTCAG GAGGACTATGTTAATGGAGAAGAGCTTGGTAAGCTAGATTGCGGTCATGACTTTCACTTCAATTGCATTAAGCAATGGCTTGTGCAGAAGAATTCATGCCCCATATGCAAAAAGACAGCTTTGGCTATTTGA
- the LOC18611160 gene encoding PI-PLC X domain-containing protein At5g67130 isoform X2 yields the protein METARFWIHVHRLQIVVQAFIVETALLWARLNLFVPEAKLPYPLLFVFGWQIGGLPFNKYSWLVTHNSFSIVDAPSLPGVQRLTFYNQEDTVTNQLMNGVRGLMLDMYDFDGDIWLCHSFRGQCFNFTAFQPAINTLREVEAFLTQNPTEIVTIIIEDYVHTPKGLTTLFTNAGLDKYWFPVAKMPKKGEDWPTVNEMVQANHRLLVFTSVASKEAEEGIAYQWKYILENEAGDPGVKPGSCPNRKESRPLNSKSASLFLMNYFPTFPVEDEACKEHSALLADMIGTCYKAAGIMMPNFLAVNFYMRSDGGGVFYDLDSMNGQRLCGCSTIAACQAGAPFGSCKNISIPTTSPITNTAGSFSGSVQFSKSASTVYFPNRLVVGLFSFPWIMLLL from the exons ATGGAAACTGCCAg GTTTTGGATTCATGTTCACAGGCTACAGATTGTGGTCCAGGCCTTTATTGTGGAAACTGCCCTGCTTTGGGCAAGACTCAACCTTTTTGTACCAGAGGCCAAGCTACCATACCCACTTCTGTT TGTTTTTGGCTGGCAGATTGGTGGATTGCCTTTCAACAAGTATTCATGGTTGGTGACTCACAATTCCTTCAGCATAGTGGATGCACCATCTTTGCCAGGTGTTCAAAGACTGACATTTTACAATCAAGAAGACACTGTTACTAATCAGTTGATG AATGGAGTGAGGGGGCTGATGTTGGACATGTACGATTTTGATGGAGATATTTGGCTCTGCCATTCATTCCGGGGGCAATGTTTCAACTTCACTGCCTTT CAACCTGCAATTAACACCTTGAGGGAAGTAGAAGCATTCTTGACTCAAAATCCTACAGAGATTGTGACCATTATAATTGAGGACTATGTGCATACACCAAAAGGACTGACTACGCTTTTCACAAATGCTGGTTTGGACAAATATTGGTTTCCTGTGGCCAAGATGCCGAAAAAGGGTGAAGATTGGCCTACTGTGAATGAAATGGTGCAAGCAAATCATCGCCTTTTGGTTTTCACTTCAGTTGCTTCGAAGGAAGCAGAGGAAGGAATTGCATATCAGTGGAAGTACATATTGGAAAATGAAG CTGGAGATCCAGGGGTAAAGCCAGGCTCATGCCCAAACAGAAAAGAATCACGGCCACTTAATTCAAAAAGTGCCTCTCTTTTCCTAATGAACTACTTTCCAACTTTCCCGGTTGAAGATGAAGCTTGCAAAGAACATTCAGCACTACTTGCTGACATGATTGGCACCTGCTATAAAGCAGCAGGGATTATGATGCCAAATTTTTTGGCAGTCAACTTTTACATG AGGAGTGATGGAGGTGGTGTTTTCTATGATTTGGATAGCATGAATGGCCAGAGATTATGTGGATGTAGTACTATTGCAGCCTGCCAG GCTGGAGCACCCTTTGGATCTTGCAAGAACATTTCTATACCTACTACAAGTCCAATTACCAATACTGCAGGAAGCTTTTCTGGATCTGTTCAGTTCTCAAAATCTGCTTCAACAGTCTATTTTCCTAACCGCCTGGTTGTTggcttgttttcttttccatggATAATGTTGTTATTGTGA
- the LOC18611160 gene encoding PI-PLC X domain-containing protein At5g67130 isoform X1, with protein MLACFADHLGLCRATAIGYLFLLLFSFFISISTSCSNGNCQVLDSCSQATDCGPGLYCGNCPALGKTQPFCTRGQATIPTSVIGGLPFNKYSWLVTHNSFSIVDAPSLPGVQRLTFYNQEDTVTNQLMNGVRGLMLDMYDFDGDIWLCHSFRGQCFNFTAFQPAINTLREVEAFLTQNPTEIVTIIIEDYVHTPKGLTTLFTNAGLDKYWFPVAKMPKKGEDWPTVNEMVQANHRLLVFTSVASKEAEEGIAYQWKYILENEAGDPGVKPGSCPNRKESRPLNSKSASLFLMNYFPTFPVEDEACKEHSALLADMIGTCYKAAGIMMPNFLAVNFYMRSDGGGVFYDLDSMNGQRLCGCSTIAACQAGAPFGSCKNISIPTTSPITNTAGSFSGSVQFSKSASTVYFPNRLVVGLFSFPWIMLLL; from the exons ATGTTAGCGTGTTTCGCGGACCACCTTGGCTTATGCAGAGCCACTGCAATTGGGTACTTGTTTCTGTTactcttctctttcttcatcAGCATTTCCACTTCTTGTTCCAATGGAAACTGCCAg GTTTTGGATTCATGTTCACAGGCTACAGATTGTGGTCCAGGCCTTTATTGTGGAAACTGCCCTGCTTTGGGCAAGACTCAACCTTTTTGTACCAGAGGCCAAGCTACCATACCCACTTCTGTT ATTGGTGGATTGCCTTTCAACAAGTATTCATGGTTGGTGACTCACAATTCCTTCAGCATAGTGGATGCACCATCTTTGCCAGGTGTTCAAAGACTGACATTTTACAATCAAGAAGACACTGTTACTAATCAGTTGATG AATGGAGTGAGGGGGCTGATGTTGGACATGTACGATTTTGATGGAGATATTTGGCTCTGCCATTCATTCCGGGGGCAATGTTTCAACTTCACTGCCTTT CAACCTGCAATTAACACCTTGAGGGAAGTAGAAGCATTCTTGACTCAAAATCCTACAGAGATTGTGACCATTATAATTGAGGACTATGTGCATACACCAAAAGGACTGACTACGCTTTTCACAAATGCTGGTTTGGACAAATATTGGTTTCCTGTGGCCAAGATGCCGAAAAAGGGTGAAGATTGGCCTACTGTGAATGAAATGGTGCAAGCAAATCATCGCCTTTTGGTTTTCACTTCAGTTGCTTCGAAGGAAGCAGAGGAAGGAATTGCATATCAGTGGAAGTACATATTGGAAAATGAAG CTGGAGATCCAGGGGTAAAGCCAGGCTCATGCCCAAACAGAAAAGAATCACGGCCACTTAATTCAAAAAGTGCCTCTCTTTTCCTAATGAACTACTTTCCAACTTTCCCGGTTGAAGATGAAGCTTGCAAAGAACATTCAGCACTACTTGCTGACATGATTGGCACCTGCTATAAAGCAGCAGGGATTATGATGCCAAATTTTTTGGCAGTCAACTTTTACATG AGGAGTGATGGAGGTGGTGTTTTCTATGATTTGGATAGCATGAATGGCCAGAGATTATGTGGATGTAGTACTATTGCAGCCTGCCAG GCTGGAGCACCCTTTGGATCTTGCAAGAACATTTCTATACCTACTACAAGTCCAATTACCAATACTGCAGGAAGCTTTTCTGGATCTGTTCAGTTCTCAAAATCTGCTTCAACAGTCTATTTTCCTAACCGCCTGGTTGTTggcttgttttcttttccatggATAATGTTGTTATTGTGA